One Phyllopteryx taeniolatus isolate TA_2022b chromosome 20, UOR_Ptae_1.2, whole genome shotgun sequence genomic window, TATGGTATTTGATTTTTATGAAACACAGCTTCATTGGAGAGTTAAACTGTTGACGATGTTTATGAAAACTGGTCTggctcattgaagactctttACGGAAACACAAAGTTTACATAGTTTTTATCATTGAAGACAAATAGTCATAGATGTTTAGAACAACTTAATAAAAACTTAAAGGTGTTGTTCGATGATAGCAAAACCCTTCAATTGCCTTGGCCCACTGAAGACACTAATGTGGTTTTGAAGACTTGAATTGCCTTGGATGTTTATGAAAACGCGTAGGTTGGGTTCATTGAGGACACTCAACCGTCTTTGACGTTTATGAAAATGCAAAGATTTCCTTTAAGgtttacaaaaatgaagaacATTAAATTGGTTCATTGACGACACTAAACTTCAGGATAATGCGTAGGTTCGCTTCTTGGTTCCGAAGACTCAATTGTTCAAGCACGTCaatgaaaatatcaaaaaaGAATTTAAGTTCCATTATTTGCTAAGGGAAAATGAGTTTGGAAATCAAAACCAGACATATTTTGGCCGTGTTGGAACAATGATGATTATTTCCTACTCTGTCTCCAGTCTTGCGTGATCGACCTTCTCCAAGAGAGACTTGTCCTCTTTCGCCGTGGCGTCCGTAGCATCGATACTCTGCGACAAGCGCACCACCTTGATGGCTTCCTGAAAgttaggacacacacacaatatgaatGATCTCTACTCACATTACTTTTCCATACCTTTCAACAATTAACTTTTACATTAAACGTGTTGAAGCGGTGCCAAATGAGGCTTAGCACTTAAACACGGCCTTCCAGGCTTGACCTTGGTCCTTCTCAATTATAGAAAAACATTCTTGACACCCTaatgataaaatgaaaaagCGACGCACCTGCCCCTGTCCGGGGGGTGCGGCCGGTCGGTTGCCCTTCCAAAACACGGTGAGGCCAAATTAAAGGCGGCCGACTTGGCATTTGGATAATGATGCAAGATAGTTAATGCATCTTCAAAAGTTGGGCCCCTTAAAGGGGCTTCAATATGCCGCATAGGCGGACTGCTAGGGACTCTTAATAGACATTGTTGCAGAAATgagtggtaaaaaaaacaacaacaaaaaacactcaaaacataaaaatctaaattgaatTATAGATACCTAAATAAGAATACTACGTTCAAAAaagttaattaaataaaaaaattgaagaaaagCACTGCGGGTCGGTGCGCGTACCTTGAGAAGGAAGTCTGACGGACACTTGGCCAGGTAGGCGTCCAAGAAGGTGCGCACCGTCTCCAGCAGTCGAGCGAAACTGAAGACGGTGAGGAACGGGTGGTAGGTGTCCATCTCCGCCACGATGGTGGAGAGCTTGGCGCACACTTTCTGCGGGTATTCGACGTGCTCTTCGAACCACTTGAGAGCGCCCGACGCCTGCGTTCTTTGGCCTTTCTCCAAGCACACAGCTACAgactgaaaatgtacaaaaaaacaaaaacaaaacaaaaaaaccctccaatatatgaaacaaaaaaaaaatgtaaaattgattaattatgaaaataagaaagtaaaagaaataaaaacaaaaaaagggaaataagaatgaaaacacaaaatgaataaaaaataaaaacctagaaaaaaagaaagaaagaaaagtacaaaatacacaaaatgtaaaaaataaagacaacaaaacatgaaaagtgGAACATATAATATACTCATAATTCATTATATTTAACTACTCGTTTTCCGCATAGCTTTCATTGGATGGGAGAAATAACACTTCTTCACGGGTTCAAATGCCCAAATATGgttaagaaaaactgaaaaatcacCTGTATGATCAGGTGAAGCGTGATGTTGTCAAACAAGCTTTCATCCTCCACCGCATCTTTGAGGTGAAACCAAGACTTTGCTGCGGACATCAGAGGCATCACGTCGTCGTCAAAACGGGTGTCTGGAGGGGCGGCGACGAAAATCCACGAAGACGAATAAAAGGTTGCACTGTGACACTTAGGCCATGGCGGTCGAGTCTTACCCAATTGTCTTCCTCGCATGACTCGGGTGAGGAAGGCGCAGATTAGCGTTTTCTCATTTGAGCTTCCTCCTTTGAGTAACGGTGTCTGACAAACAGCTGATAGAgagacaggggggggggggggcttattAATCATTATGAAGTATTCAGATGGTCTGTAGACATCAACGTTTGCAATGTTTATTCACTCTTGAACACAATAAGGCAGCAATTGAAACACACTCCCTATTGCCAAGGGAACTCTGCAATGATTAATCGTATAATTCGATTACAATAAAAaaggtcaaagcaaaataaaaatatgcaaactCAGAGAGGAAAAGTGGCATCACCCGGCTGCTGggcatctatctatgccagcaacatatagtgacaggcagaacaattaaatgctcttccactagatggaagATGGTacaatttaaagaaatatgATTTATAACACATTTTGTGGCCAAAATAACAACATGTACCTCTTTATTGTTCATAGAACATAAGAAAATTGCATCATAAAAATGGGCCAGTTTAATGGCACGCGAAAACAAGCAGCCGCGGTGCATTCTGGGACTTGTAGTTAACAGCGTCAAACCAGACACGCAAGGAAAACATACTAACAACATCCTGCCCCGTTTCTCTGGGTTAATAAATCACAATAGAACGCAATACAAGAACTAATACGACAGGTCGTGTTTTTAACGGTGCCAAAATGAAATTGAGTAAGTTATACTAAAAAAATAGTCCTACGCTCGCGACCCATTTAGGGTCGTGGGAAATCCTGAGCTGTTCTAACTTGTTTGACactgtttacaacacaaaacaatgagTTTGGTGGATCacccataaaattaaaataaaagtctcgCAGTGCAGTTGTATTAGGAAAGTAATAATAAAACCCAGATGAAGTGTAAATAAACGACAACTTACACTCGTAGGTCGAGATGGCGTCATTGAAGGTATCATAAATTCCCTCTTTAAAGCGACGACAAATGTCGACAAAAAGAAAGTCCAGAATCCACTTGGAGGCCACATCGGTCAGCTGGCTGGTGTTATAAACCTCTTCGgtcgctgttgttgttgtttcatcgCTGTCACCGTTTGCTTGTTGTTCCATGTTCTTGTTTACTCATTCGAGGAGGATTCCGCTTCAGTTTGCTTGTTTGGTTTTCAGCGGGAAGCGTCAACCGATGAGGCTTGTTCAACACAAGGAAAAAGTAGCGCCCCTCACAGTCTTGGTGGAGTCATTACAGTTGTTCGAACTTAAAGGTATActtgaaaaaaatggcaatgtttttagttttataATTCTTTTGTCGCATtagtcaatttatttttttctattaaaatatgttatattgtatattaatgattgtttaaaataaaaactattaaatatacacaaatacaaagaaaaataacaaatcatATGAAAATTGAAATACTGAATGACAAAAActttaaaagttaaaatatgatcatataaaaacaataaaaaataaatacccaaaataaaaatgaacgaAATATATTCAagaaatttcaaaaaataagtacttcaaaaatggaaataatacaaattaaaacattgcaaATAGACTAAAagcaatatttatatatattgtctAGATGTTATCTTTAAAGCAGGTCAAATCGGGCAAAAAATAAaccaagagattttttttttgcctagaGATGCGAGTGCCTTGTTAAGAGGTTTTGGAGATACGAGGTATCACCAGACCAATGTGTTTGCCTTGAGGtatgattaaattttttttttacaaatattaaaaaaaaaaaaatagatgcaaGTGCGCTTCTGATGCCCAACGCCAGATGGCGGCAGCACACGTAACACTTCCCCCCGTTCGTTGCAACAACTGCAC contains:
- the terf1 gene encoding telomeric repeat-binding factor 1 isoform X2 produces the protein MEQQANGDSDETTTTATEEVYNTSQLTDVASKWILDFLFVDICRRFKEGIYDTFNDAISTYESVCQTPLLKGGSSNEKTLICAFLTRVMRGRQLDTRFDDDVMPLMSAAKSWFHLKDAVEDESLFDNITLHLIIQSVAVCLEKGQRTQASGALKWFEEHVEYPQKVCAKLSTIVAEMDTYHPFLTVFSFARLLETVRTFLDAYLAKCPSDFLLKEAIKVVRLSQSIDATDATAKEDKSLLEKVDHARLETEAKPNLQIIGNKKLRVSLQRQSVNELLSSHVSSAADERSVDASEDAVLSQKDDVRPERKLRATKRAHVSGRRLYSNKPSELDASPDTAGVRQAKTALRAKTQTFVSSNKCVGAGHSDEASSVHQTATRERWKRSRYQSSEDSSEMVVGAGQETHAGRPASRQRQVVSNPARLRL
- the terf1 gene encoding telomeric repeat-binding factor 1 isoform X1, coding for MEQQANGDSDETTTTATEEVYNTSQLTDVASKWILDFLFVDICRRFKEGIYDTFNDAISTYESVCQTPLLKGGSSNEKTLICAFLTRVMRGRQLDTRFDDDVMPLMSAAKSWFHLKDAVEDESLFDNITLHLIIQSVAVCLEKGQRTQASGALKWFEEHVEYPQKVCAKLSTIVAEMDTYHPFLTVFSFARLLETVRTFLDAYLAKCPSDFLLKEAIKVVRLSQSIDATDATAKEDKSLLEKVDHARLETEAKPNLQIIGNKKLRVSLQRQSVNELLSSHVSSAADERSVDASEDAVLSQKDDVRPERKLRATKRAHVSGRRLYSNKPSELDASPDTAGVRQAKTALRNGRLSADDKADQSGEITTKPKRRLLSPQTNVWEPDTQMKPQVCIRQLREKDGNDPVTSRQRTRRKWSSELDKRLTQGVRRHGKGKWYQILQDYDFEGRTGIMLKDRWRVLERTNKVDY
- the terf1 gene encoding telomeric repeat-binding factor 1 isoform X3, whose amino-acid sequence is MEQQANGDSDETTTTATEEVYNTSQLTDVASKWILDFLFVDICRRFKEGIYDTFNDAISTYESVCQTPLLKGGSSNEKTLICAFLTRVMRGRQLDTRFDDDVMPLMSAAKSWFHLKDAVEDESLFDNITLHLIIQSVAVCLEKGQRTQASGALKWFEEHVEYPQKVCAKLSTIVAEMDTYHPFLTVFSFARLLETVRTFLDAYLAKCPSDFLLKEAIKVVRLSQSIDATDATAKEDKSLLEKVDHARLETEAKPNLQIIGNKKLRVSLQRQSVNELLSSHVSSAADERSVDASEDAVLSQKDDVRPERKLRATKRAHVSGRRLYSNKPSELDASPDTAGVRQAKTALRAKTQTFVSSNKCVGAGHSDEASSVHQTATRERWKRSRYQSSEDSSG